The following proteins come from a genomic window of Winogradskyella sp. PC-19:
- the ccoS gene encoding cbb3-type cytochrome oxidase assembly protein CcoS, with protein MSVIYILLAVSIIVAIVFFAVFVFAVKSGQYDDSYTPSVRMLFEDELVKPEKKK; from the coding sequence ATGAGCGTTATATATATATTATTAGCAGTCAGTATTATAGTTGCTATTGTTTTTTTTGCAGTCTTTGTTTTTGCTGTAAAATCAGGACAATACGACGATAGTTATACGCCATCTGTGCGTATGCTTTTTGAAGACGAATTGGTAAAACCAGAAAAAAAGAAATAA
- a CDS encoding sulfite exporter TauE/SafE family protein, which produces MLATAFALGLLGSLHCVGMCGPIAFMLPVDRSNSFKKVTQIAIYHFGRLLAYSLIGLVFGIVGKSLYIFGLQQQLSIIIGILMIVLVIIPYKTIGKYNLSKPLHRLISKVKSSLGKALKKKTADTFLTIGFLNGFLPCGLVYMAVFGAIASGSLAKGSLYMLLFGLGTIPLMTTAIYIGKFLNSSVKQHIQKAIPIFVVVIGALFIVRGLGLGIPYISPEPVVEMVTGNIDCH; this is translated from the coding sequence ATGTTAGCAACAGCTTTTGCATTAGGCCTTTTAGGAAGTTTACATTGCGTTGGTATGTGTGGGCCTATTGCCTTTATGTTACCTGTTGATCGTTCTAATTCTTTTAAAAAAGTTACGCAAATTGCTATTTACCATTTTGGGCGGTTATTAGCTTATAGTCTTATTGGTTTGGTATTTGGTATTGTTGGCAAAAGCCTTTATATTTTTGGTTTACAGCAACAATTATCAATAATTATAGGAATATTAATGATTGTTTTAGTCATAATACCATACAAGACTATTGGTAAATACAATTTATCAAAACCTCTACATCGTCTCATTTCAAAGGTGAAATCGTCACTAGGAAAAGCTCTAAAAAAGAAAACTGCCGACACCTTTTTAACCATAGGTTTTTTAAATGGATTTCTCCCATGTGGTTTGGTATACATGGCAGTTTTTGGAGCTATTGCTTCAGGAAGTTTGGCTAAAGGAAGCTTATATATGTTGCTATTTGGACTGGGAACTATTCCGCTAATGACTACGGCAATTTACATTGGTAAATTCTTAAATAGTTCAGTAAAACAACACATTCAAAAAGCAATTCCAATATTTGTTGTAGTGATTGGTGCATTATTCATTGTAAGAGGTTTAGGGCTTGGTATTCCTTATATTTCACCAGAACCGGTTGTAGAAATGGTTACAGGTAATATTGATTGTCATTAA
- a CDS encoding heavy metal translocating P-type ATPase → MDNTSCFHCGDDCGKHPIEFQEKSFCCNGCKTVFEIFSENELTCYYDLQNSPGAIPKEVEGKYDFLSQENIIEKLTEFRSDTVEIATLYIPHIHCSSCIWILENLNKLNPNITDSQVNFGKKTVRVTYKSEETDLRSVVLLLSTIGHEPYISLDDFKSTEKHINRSLIYKFGVAGFGFGNIMFLSFPEYFEVNEYWLEQYKHLFRWLMFALSLPVVFYSAQDYFISAYKGLRAKILNIDVPIALGVSVLFIRSSIEIAFDLGSGFFDSLAGLVFFLLVGKFFQQKTYDFLSFERDYKSYFPIAVTKIKDNQEETIQVYDIKKGDRILIRNEELIPMDGILINGRAKIDYSFVTGESQSVSKKSGDKLFAGGKQTAGVIELEALKSVEQSYLTQLWSNDVFNKNKEDGFTNITNKISKHFTIAILAIAFIATAYWLFFDASKAINVFTAVLIIACPCAIALSAPFTFGNLLRILGKQKFYIKNASVIEQLAQIDTIIFDKTGTITSNKTSTAEYDGETLSDDESLVLKNSLRGSNHPLSRTLYDILKANDIVSLDTFEEYIGQGIEAKHNDINLKIGSANFVGNTTEKKVLNTTVHISSNNTYKGKFTFYNSYRKGVSKLFNQLKSNYDLVILSGDNEGERENLKKLLPSKTKLIFNQKPEDKLDYIKHHQNEGAKVLMIGDGLNDAGALAQSNVGIVISEDVNVFSPACDGILDASKFKQLFNYIRASKSAIKIIKWSFLLSFFYNIIGLYFAVTGQLAPVVAAILMPLSSISIVVFTTLATNVLGNRLK, encoded by the coding sequence ATGGATAATACATCCTGTTTTCACTGTGGAGACGATTGTGGTAAACATCCAATCGAGTTTCAAGAAAAATCATTTTGTTGTAATGGTTGTAAGACTGTTTTCGAAATCTTTAGCGAAAATGAGCTAACATGCTATTACGATTTACAAAATTCTCCTGGAGCAATCCCAAAAGAGGTCGAAGGCAAATACGACTTCTTATCTCAGGAAAATATTATTGAAAAACTTACTGAATTTAGAAGTGATACTGTAGAAATTGCTACGCTATATATTCCGCATATCCATTGTAGTTCGTGTATTTGGATATTAGAAAACCTCAACAAGTTGAATCCAAATATTACAGACTCTCAAGTAAATTTTGGAAAGAAAACTGTTAGGGTTACCTATAAATCGGAAGAGACTGACTTAAGATCAGTTGTACTCCTTTTAAGTACCATTGGTCACGAACCCTATATAAGTTTGGACGATTTTAAGTCTACAGAAAAACATATAAACCGTTCGCTAATCTACAAATTTGGTGTTGCCGGATTTGGATTTGGTAATATTATGTTTTTGTCTTTTCCTGAATACTTTGAAGTTAATGAGTATTGGTTAGAGCAATATAAACATCTTTTTAGATGGCTTATGTTTGCATTGTCTCTACCGGTGGTTTTCTACTCTGCCCAAGACTATTTTATTTCAGCATATAAAGGACTAAGAGCAAAGATTTTAAATATTGACGTGCCGATTGCTCTTGGGGTTTCGGTGTTATTTATAAGAAGTAGTATTGAAATAGCTTTTGACCTAGGTTCAGGATTTTTTGATAGTTTGGCCGGTTTAGTTTTCTTTTTATTAGTTGGAAAATTCTTTCAGCAAAAAACCTATGATTTTTTATCTTTTGAACGTGACTACAAATCATACTTTCCAATCGCTGTAACTAAAATAAAAGACAACCAAGAAGAAACTATCCAAGTTTATGATATAAAAAAAGGTGATAGAATCCTTATTAGAAATGAAGAGCTTATACCTATGGATGGTATTTTAATTAATGGTCGTGCTAAAATTGATTATAGTTTTGTAACAGGAGAATCACAATCTGTATCCAAAAAATCTGGAGATAAACTATTTGCAGGCGGAAAACAAACTGCTGGAGTTATAGAACTAGAAGCTCTTAAGTCTGTAGAACAAAGTTATCTCACACAGTTATGGAGTAACGATGTATTCAATAAAAATAAAGAAGACGGTTTTACCAATATAACTAATAAAATAAGTAAACACTTTACGATTGCAATTTTGGCAATAGCTTTTATAGCAACGGCATACTGGCTCTTTTTCGATGCTAGTAAAGCAATAAATGTTTTTACAGCAGTTTTAATAATTGCATGTCCATGTGCTATTGCATTATCTGCACCATTTACTTTTGGAAATCTACTACGGATTTTAGGCAAACAAAAATTCTACATTAAAAATGCGAGTGTTATCGAACAGTTAGCACAAATAGATACTATTATTTTTGACAAAACTGGTACGATAACTTCTAATAAAACTAGTACAGCCGAATATGATGGTGAGACGTTATCTGATGACGAATCGCTGGTACTAAAAAACTCTCTTCGTGGCTCTAATCATCCGCTTAGTAGAACACTTTATGACATATTAAAAGCAAATGATATTGTTAGTTTAGATACTTTTGAAGAGTACATAGGTCAAGGTATTGAAGCCAAACACAATGATATAAATCTTAAAATTGGCTCAGCAAATTTTGTGGGTAATACAACCGAAAAAAAAGTTTTAAACACAACTGTTCATATTAGCAGCAATAATACTTATAAGGGAAAATTCACCTTTTATAATAGTTATAGAAAAGGTGTTTCTAAATTATTTAATCAACTAAAATCTAACTACGACCTAGTTATTTTGTCAGGAGATAATGAAGGAGAACGCGAAAATTTAAAAAAATTATTACCGTCAAAAACGAAACTAATATTTAATCAAAAACCAGAGGATAAACTCGATTATATCAAACACCATCAAAACGAAGGCGCAAAAGTCTTAATGATTGGTGATGGACTAAATGACGCTGGTGCACTAGCTCAAAGTAATGTCGGTATTGTCATTTCTGAAGATGTCAATGTCTTTTCGCCTGCTTGTGACGGGATTTTAGATGCCTCAAAATTTAAACAGTTATTCAATTACATAAGAGCTTCAAAATCAGCTATAAAAATTATAAAGTGGAGTTTTTTACTTTCATTCTTTTATAACATAATCGGATTATATTTTGCAGTTACTGGCCAATTAGCGCCTGTCGTTGCTGCGATTTTAATGCCCTTAAGTTCTATTAGTATCGTTGTATTTACAACGCTTGCTACTAACGTTTTGGGTAACCGATTAAAATGA
- a CDS encoding FixH family protein, translated as MKINWGTAIVIAFVAFISFIMYFVISMSTDKKFDHDLVTEDYYQQELKYQDDINKVENAKKLNQNIEFKKTNEGIILSFPKDLNTNNIKGKVFLYRPSNKQLDFEMPISLSNHNLLIPDNSLLDGRWNIKIDWSYKADEFMFKKEFNY; from the coding sequence ATGAAAATCAACTGGGGAACAGCAATAGTCATAGCATTCGTGGCATTTATTTCTTTTATCATGTACTTTGTTATAAGCATGAGTACTGACAAAAAGTTTGACCATGATTTGGTAACTGAAGATTATTATCAACAAGAATTAAAATACCAGGATGATATTAACAAGGTCGAAAATGCAAAAAAACTAAATCAAAACATAGAATTTAAGAAAACTAATGAAGGCATTATTTTAAGTTTTCCCAAAGACCTAAATACCAATAATATAAAAGGAAAAGTGTTCCTATATAGACCATCTAATAAGCAACTAGATTTTGAGATGCCTATCTCATTGTCTAATCACAATTTGCTCATACCTGACAATAGTTTGTTAGATGGTCGTTGGAACATTAAAATTGATTGGTCTTATAAGGCTGATGAATTTATGTTTAAAAAAGAATTTAATTACTAA
- a CDS encoding Crp/Fnr family transcriptional regulator, with amino-acid sequence MSRCESCIVKEFNSLKALTRDELMRVSACKTGNIYKKGQVIFEEGESINGVYCVKDGVCKLSKLSENGKDQVVKLVVKGGLLGKRSIVSNEISNLSATALNDMEMCFIPKSEIMTDLQKNTNFTFDVLQKMASDLRESENTLVDMAQKPVKQRMAETLLYILDDFGTDDEGYLSIVISREDYASIVGTATESAIRILSLFKKSGYISTSGKKIKIEDPKSLKWIQ; translated from the coding sequence ATGAGTAGATGTGAATCCTGTATAGTTAAAGAGTTTAACTCTTTAAAAGCATTAACCAGAGATGAGTTAATGCGTGTATCCGCTTGTAAAACAGGTAACATTTACAAAAAAGGTCAAGTTATTTTTGAAGAAGGCGAATCTATAAACGGTGTTTACTGTGTAAAAGATGGTGTTTGTAAATTATCTAAGCTTAGTGAAAATGGAAAAGACCAAGTTGTCAAACTGGTTGTCAAAGGTGGCTTATTAGGAAAACGCTCAATAGTATCTAACGAAATTTCGAATTTAAGTGCAACCGCACTTAATGATATGGAAATGTGTTTTATTCCTAAAAGTGAAATCATGACAGATTTACAGAAAAATACTAACTTCACTTTTGATGTTTTACAAAAGATGGCATCAGATTTAAGAGAATCTGAAAATACTTTAGTTGACATGGCACAAAAGCCAGTAAAACAACGTATGGCAGAAACATTACTCTACATTTTAGATGATTTTGGTACTGATGATGAAGGTTATTTAAGTATCGTAATATCTAGAGAAGATTATGCTAGTATAGTTGGAACTGCAACTGAGTCTGCTATTCGTATTTTGTCACTGTTCAAAAAATCAGGATATATATCGACATCTGGTAAGAAGATAAAGATAGAAGACCCAAAATCTTTAAAGTGGATTCAATAA
- the ccoG gene encoding cytochrome c oxidase accessory protein CcoG produces METPSNEVFRDSIGTIGEDGKRSWVFPKKPSGPFWEKRKLVSYILLAFLFAAPFVKINGNQFLMFNVLERRFNIFSFPFWPQDFHLFVISMIILVIFITFFTVGFGRIFCGWVCPQTIFMEMVFRRIEFWIDGDRNKQRKLAKQKWDAEKIKKRVFKWFIFLVISFLIANVFLAYLISGDKLLSYISEGPLQHSSTLISLLIFTAVFYFVFAWFREQVCIIACPYGRLQGVLLDTKSIVVAYDYKRGEAENGRKSFRKNEDRQALGHGDCIDCMQCVHVCPTGIDIRNGTQLECVNCTACIDECDTVMEKINLPKGLIRYASEENIENKTKFKITARMKGYIAVLTILTGILFGMLMLRNDVEANILRLPGQLYEQKGENIISNVYTYKLVNKTSQDIENISFKIRNKEGEIKLVSNSDSFSLKAQDIAEGTLFIELNKSDLSGDKNKLTIDVYSNKKLIETTSIGFLGPRSYN; encoded by the coding sequence ATGGAGACCCCAAGTAACGAAGTCTTTAGAGATTCTATTGGAACCATCGGTGAAGATGGCAAACGTAGTTGGGTGTTTCCAAAAAAACCGTCAGGTCCGTTTTGGGAAAAACGAAAACTAGTAAGTTATATTTTACTTGCATTTTTATTTGCTGCACCATTTGTAAAAATTAACGGCAATCAGTTTTTGATGTTTAATGTTTTGGAGCGTCGTTTCAATATTTTTAGTTTTCCGTTTTGGCCTCAAGATTTTCATTTGTTTGTAATCTCAATGATAATTTTAGTCATTTTTATTACATTTTTCACTGTTGGATTTGGACGTATTTTCTGTGGTTGGGTTTGCCCACAAACCATTTTTATGGAAATGGTGTTTCGCAGAATTGAATTCTGGATTGATGGTGACAGAAACAAACAACGTAAGTTAGCTAAGCAAAAATGGGATGCCGAAAAGATAAAAAAGCGTGTCTTTAAATGGTTCATTTTCTTAGTGATTTCCTTTTTAATTGCCAATGTGTTTTTAGCTTATTTAATTAGTGGAGACAAACTACTAAGCTATATTTCGGAAGGTCCATTACAACACTCAAGCACCTTAATTTCATTACTAATATTTACTGCTGTATTTTATTTTGTTTTTGCTTGGTTTAGAGAGCAAGTTTGCATTATTGCCTGTCCATATGGACGCTTACAAGGTGTCTTATTAGATACAAAATCTATAGTTGTCGCTTATGACTACAAACGTGGTGAAGCAGAAAATGGCAGAAAGTCTTTCCGAAAAAATGAAGATAGACAAGCACTAGGTCATGGTGATTGTATTGATTGTATGCAATGTGTCCATGTCTGCCCAACAGGAATTGATATCCGAAACGGTACCCAATTAGAGTGTGTAAACTGTACCGCTTGTATTGATGAGTGTGATACCGTAATGGAAAAAATAAATCTTCCAAAGGGATTAATTCGTTATGCTAGCGAAGAAAATATTGAGAACAAAACAAAGTTTAAGATAACAGCTAGAATGAAGGGTTATATCGCAGTCCTTACAATTTTAACTGGTATTTTATTTGGTATGCTAATGCTTCGAAATGATGTAGAAGCAAATATATTGAGATTACCAGGACAACTATATGAGCAAAAGGGAGAAAATATTATTAGTAATGTCTACACCTATAAATTGGTCAATAAGACATCACAAGATATCGAAAACATAAGCTTTAAAATTAGAAATAAAGAAGGCGAAATTAAATTAGTCTCTAATTCAGATAGTTTTAGCTTAAAAGCACAAGACATTGCAGAAGGCACACTTTTTATAGAATTAAACAAAAGTGATTTGTCTGGTGATAAAAACAAATTAACAATAGACGTTTATAGCAACAAAAAACTTATTGAAACTACTAGTATAGGTTTCTTAGGTCCAAGAAGTTACAATTAA
- a CDS encoding cbb3-type cytochrome c oxidase N-terminal domain-containing protein codes for MRKLIPSYIRIPAIFFIIAGLTEYFVESGDQPAFMEKPVVLVFLLLVLVILIAIESIVSAMENVLFQSLDEEAKARYLAKQKEPSKLVLWLKNTYTKLVGTKPIEEEGEIILDHNYDGIKELDNNLPPWWVYSFYITIIFGIIYMVRYHVLNADDQFVEFEIEYAEAQRAIEEYKKNAKDLVGVNTVELLADASDLKAGEAIFVAKCAVCHKADGGGGIGPNLTDKHWILGGGIKNVFKTISEGGRDGKGMVSWRTEGLKPFEMAQVASYVLQFEGTSPAEPKAAEGEIWVDETAAEEAPSTESEETTEDTEADVITEGKTIASNK; via the coding sequence ATGAGAAAGTTAATCCCTTCATACATAAGAATACCAGCTATATTTTTTATTATCGCTGGTCTGACAGAATATTTTGTAGAATCAGGAGACCAACCTGCATTCATGGAAAAACCAGTAGTATTGGTATTTTTATTACTCGTTTTGGTCATATTGATTGCAATTGAAAGTATCGTGTCCGCAATGGAAAATGTGCTTTTTCAAAGTTTAGATGAAGAAGCCAAAGCAAGATATCTAGCAAAACAAAAAGAACCTTCTAAACTCGTATTATGGTTAAAAAATACTTACACGAAACTTGTAGGTACAAAACCTATAGAAGAAGAAGGCGAAATTATACTTGATCATAATTACGATGGCATAAAAGAGCTAGATAACAACTTACCGCCATGGTGGGTTTATAGCTTTTACATTACCATAATTTTTGGTATTATATATATGGTACGATATCATGTATTAAATGCAGATGACCAATTTGTAGAATTCGAAATCGAATATGCAGAAGCCCAGCGTGCCATTGAAGAATACAAAAAGAACGCAAAAGACTTGGTAGGTGTAAATACAGTAGAATTATTAGCTGATGCATCAGATTTAAAAGCTGGAGAAGCAATTTTTGTTGCCAAATGTGCAGTTTGTCATAAAGCCGATGGTGGTGGTGGAATTGGTCCTAATTTAACGGATAAACATTGGATACTTGGCGGTGGCATCAAAAATGTATTTAAAACAATTTCTGAAGGTGGTCGTGACGGAAAAGGTATGGTATCATGGAGAACTGAAGGTCTAAAACCATTTGAAATGGCACAGGTAGCTAGTTATGTCTTACAATTTGAAGGCACAAGTCCTGCAGAACCTAAAGCTGCTGAGGGTGAAATCTGGGTTGATGAAACAGCAGCAGAAGAAGCTCCTAGTACTGAAAGTGAAGAAACTACTGAAGATACAGAAGCAGATGTTATTACTGAAGGTAAAACCATTGCATCTAATAAATAA
- a CDS encoding CcoQ/FixQ family Cbb3-type cytochrome c oxidase assembly chaperone gives MFKFIKGHLETITGIEIYPMISLLIFFIFFVTLFYWVFTAKKDYITKVSNLPLDNQNETLS, from the coding sequence ATGTTCAAATTTATAAAAGGCCATCTCGAAACTATCACAGGTATAGAAATATACCCTATGATATCGCTACTCATATTTTTTATCTTTTTTGTAACACTCTTTTATTGGGTATTTACAGCAAAGAAAGACTACATCACTAAGGTGAGTAATCTACCTTTAGATAACCAAAACGAAACATTATCATGA
- a CDS encoding universal stress protein, giving the protein MKKIIVPIDFSEHSEYALETAASIAKKHNGELIVLHMLELSNAVYTASRSSIGEEAVFYLKLAEQKMSKFLDRPFLEGVEITPVIKHFKVFKEINDIVDEQQVDLIVMGSHGASGVKEVLIGSNAEKVVRHADIPVLIVKQNPILVEFDTAIFASDFSEEAVEAYLKAKAVFNKLDATMNLIYVNTPDTSFKSSIEIDRLVSSFLKKADGNLESLSDVHVVSDYSVEQGILNFANNIGADLIAVATHGRKGLAHFFEGSISEDIANHSTLPVMTFKI; this is encoded by the coding sequence ATGAAAAAAATTATTGTACCCATAGATTTTTCTGAACATTCTGAATATGCTTTAGAAACTGCTGCTTCAATTGCAAAAAAACATAATGGAGAACTTATAGTATTACACATGCTAGAGCTATCAAACGCTGTCTATACAGCAAGTAGAAGTTCTATTGGAGAAGAAGCTGTTTTTTATTTAAAACTAGCAGAACAAAAGATGAGTAAATTTCTAGACCGTCCATTCTTGGAAGGTGTTGAGATTACACCAGTAATTAAACACTTTAAGGTTTTTAAAGAGATCAATGATATAGTTGATGAGCAACAAGTAGACTTGATCGTTATGGGATCTCATGGTGCAAGTGGCGTTAAAGAGGTGCTTATTGGCTCGAATGCAGAAAAAGTAGTTAGACACGCTGATATACCAGTACTTATCGTTAAACAGAATCCTATTTTAGTAGAGTTTGATACAGCGATATTTGCTAGTGACTTCTCTGAGGAAGCAGTAGAAGCTTATTTAAAAGCTAAGGCTGTTTTTAATAAGTTAGATGCCACTATGAATTTGATTTATGTAAATACGCCAGATACAAGCTTTAAAAGTTCTATTGAAATTGACAGATTGGTATCTTCTTTTTTGAAAAAAGCGGATGGTAATCTTGAGTCTTTATCTGATGTACATGTAGTATCTGATTATTCTGTAGAGCAAGGTATTCTTAATTTTGCTAATAACATTGGCGCAGATTTAATAGCCGTTGCTACTCATGGTAGAAAAGGTTTAGCACATTTCTTTGAAGGTAGTATTTCTGAGGATATTGCTAACCACTCAACATTACCAGTAATGACATTTAAAATTTAA
- the ccoN gene encoding cytochrome-c oxidase, cbb3-type subunit I yields MEIQQFYYDNKIVKKFLYATILWGVVGMLVGLILAFMFLFPNMTDGISWLSFGRLRPLHTNAVIFAFVGNAIFAGVYYSTQRLLKARMFSDMLSNFNFWAWQLLIVGAAITLPLGYTTSKEYAELEWPFDIAIALIWVAFGVNLIGTILKRRQRHLYVAIWFYLATFVTVAVLHIFNSLEIPVSGLKSYSVYAGVQDALVQWWYGHNAVAFFLTTPFLGLMYYFVPKAANRPVYSYRLSIVHFWSLIFIYIWAGPHHLLYTALPEWAQHLGVAFSVMLIAPSWGGMINGLLTLRGAWDKVRTDPVLKFMVVAITGYGMATFEGPMLSLKNVNAIAHFTDWIIAHVHVGALAWNGFLAFGMIYWLIPRLFKTKLYSIGSANVHFWIGTLGIILYALPMYVAGFAQASMWKQFQPDGTLVYGNFLETVTEIMPMYWMRAIGGTLYITGMLVLVYNVIMTVRRAEVKVTDELAEAPALKRVSKRRVAGEGWHTWLERKPVLLTVYATVAILIGGIVQIIPTLVVESNIPTISSVKPYTPLELEGRDIYIREGCVGCHSQMVRPFRSEVERYGEYSKAGEYVYDHPFLWGSKRTGPDLHRVGGKYTDSWHLSHMYDPQAMNEKSIMPRYQWLIKNELDKSMTEKKMEAMVTLGVPYSEEEIANAQKSMLEQGASIEKNLYDDPDFVKSYEADKASGDSDFVEMKNREIVALIAYLQRLGTDIKVKEIIEETTKN; encoded by the coding sequence ATGGAAATTCAACAATTTTATTACGATAACAAAATCGTTAAAAAATTCCTCTATGCGACGATACTTTGGGGAGTTGTTGGTATGCTTGTGGGTCTTATACTCGCATTTATGTTTTTATTCCCTAACATGACTGACGGTATTTCGTGGCTAAGTTTTGGACGTTTAAGACCATTACACACAAACGCAGTTATATTTGCCTTTGTAGGTAACGCTATTTTTGCAGGTGTCTACTACTCTACCCAACGTCTCTTAAAAGCTAGAATGTTTAGCGATATGCTAAGTAATTTTAATTTTTGGGCTTGGCAATTACTTATAGTTGGTGCAGCAATTACATTGCCTTTAGGTTATACAACATCAAAAGAATATGCAGAACTAGAATGGCCTTTTGATATTGCTATTGCATTAATTTGGGTAGCCTTTGGTGTTAACTTAATTGGTACTATACTAAAACGTCGTCAACGTCACCTTTATGTGGCTATTTGGTTTTACTTAGCAACTTTTGTGACAGTAGCTGTACTTCATATTTTTAATAGCTTAGAAATTCCTGTTAGTGGTCTAAAAAGTTATTCTGTATATGCTGGCGTACAAGATGCATTAGTACAATGGTGGTACGGACACAATGCGGTTGCATTCTTCTTAACAACACCATTCTTAGGTTTAATGTATTACTTTGTACCAAAAGCTGCCAATAGACCTGTATATTCTTACAGACTATCTATTGTTCACTTCTGGTCGTTAATATTTATTTATATCTGGGCTGGACCTCACCACTTATTATACACAGCTTTACCAGAATGGGCACAACATTTAGGTGTAGCATTCTCTGTAATGCTTATCGCACCGTCTTGGGGTGGTATGATTAATGGACTGTTAACTCTACGTGGAGCTTGGGACAAAGTACGTACTGATCCCGTTTTAAAATTCATGGTAGTCGCAATTACTGGTTATGGTATGGCAACTTTTGAAGGCCCAATGCTTTCATTAAAAAATGTTAATGCAATTGCACACTTTACGGATTGGATTATTGCTCACGTACACGTAGGTGCTTTAGCATGGAATGGGTTCTTAGCCTTTGGTATGATATACTGGCTAATACCGCGATTATTTAAAACAAAACTATACTCAATAGGCTCAGCCAATGTACATTTCTGGATTGGTACATTAGGTATCATATTATACGCATTACCAATGTATGTTGCTGGATTTGCACAAGCAAGTATGTGGAAACAATTTCAGCCAGACGGAACATTAGTTTATGGTAACTTCTTAGAAACTGTTACTGAAATTATGCCAATGTATTGGATGCGAGCTATTGGTGGTACACTTTACATAACCGGTATGTTAGTTCTAGTTTATAACGTTATTATGACTGTAAGACGTGCTGAAGTTAAAGTTACTGACGAGCTTGCTGAAGCACCAGCTTTAAAGCGTGTTTCAAAACGTCGTGTCGCTGGCGAGGGTTGGCACACTTGGTTAGAACGTAAGCCAGTTCTGTTAACAGTTTATGCAACAGTTGCTATTTTAATTGGTGGTATAGTACAAATTATTCCAACACTGGTTGTCGAATCTAATATTCCAACAATTAGTAGTGTAAAGCCATACACACCTCTAGAATTAGAAGGACGAGACATTTACATCCGTGAAGGTTGTGTTGGCTGTCACTCACAAATGGTACGTCCTTTTAGAAGTGAAGTAGAGCGTTATGGCGAATACTCAAAAGCAGGAGAATATGTGTATGATCACCCATTCCTATGGGGAAGTAAACGTACAGGTCCTGATTTACATCGTGTTGGTGGAAAATATACAGACAGTTGGCACTTAAGTCACATGTACGACCCACAGGCGATGAACGAAAAATCAATTATGCCACGTTACCAATGGCTTATTAAAAATGAGTTAGATAAATCCATGACCGAAAAGAAAATGGAAGCTATGGTAACATTAGGTGTTCCTTACTCTGAAGAAGAAATTGCTAACGCACAAAAATCTATGTTAGAGCAAGGTGCCAGTATAGAAAAGAATCTTTACGATGACCCTGACTTTGTAAAAAGTTATGAGGCAGATAAAGCTTCAGGTGATTCTGATTTTGTAGAAATGAAGAATCGTGAAATTGTAGCGCTTATAGCTTATCTACAGCGTTTAGGCACAGATATAAAAGTGAAAGAAATTATTGAAGAAACTACTAAAAACTAA